From the Solanum pennellii chromosome 4, SPENNV200 genome, one window contains:
- the LOC107015541 gene encoding protein RADIALIS-like 3 — translation MATNSTWSHHQNKLFENALAIYDTDTPDRWRKLANAVGGKTEEEVKNHYEKLVEDIKRIESGNIPLPNYNGGRNNKGYNFMDEEQRLKYLKLQ, via the exons aTGGCCACAAATTCAACGTGGAGTCATCATCAAAACAAGTTATTTGAGAATGCATTGGCCATTTACGACACCGATACACCGGATCGGTGGCGTAAATTAGCCAATGCAGTTGGTGGAAAAACAGAAGAAGAAGTGAAAAATCACTATGAAAAACTTGTTGAAGATATTAAACGTATCGAGTCTGGAAATATTCCATTACCTAATTATAATGGTGGTCGTAATAATAAAGGCTACAATTTCATGGATGAAGAACAAAG gCTGAAGTATTTGAAGCTCcaatga